The genomic window CTAAAACTcgaaaatggctggaccgatttattTAGctaattttttagtttttaaatgtttgtagaggtccagataaggtttaaacgatacgaagttcgtgGAATCAGCTAGCAACAAATAGATACACATTGGGCATCAATCTCTTGAAATGatgtaaaattgaaataattatcatttagtTTCAATGAATTGTCTTGAGTCGTCCATCAATATTGGCAAATCGTCCAAAAAAGTAACACaaacattacataataatatattgtgtaATTTTTCTCGTTATTTCTTTAACTACTTACTAGGAAAGTGATCACAAAGCCATACAATCCACTCATTTGTATAAAGACACGATTTATGCTACTTCTAATCGAGCTTCTAATTTGacatttcccataaaaaatgaCTTGAGTTTATACCTAGGCATATCAAAACTAAAGTTTCCATATAAAACCTACTTCCAGCAAAACCGAGCGTCTCAATCCAGCTGCACAGCCAGCCAGCCAGCGCCAGCAACTTCCGACTCACCCAGACGAGTGGTCACCGCTCCGTGCCGCAGAAGAAGCCGCCGCCTATCAGCAATGATGACGACTTCCCGTCGCTGGGCATCGCGAGGGATGATCATCCGAGTATCGGGGCTGGGACTGTGCAGGCGCCTAAAGTAAGTAATGCAGATATTTGTGATGATCACTATATATAATCGAGTATTTTGTCACTACTGAAATTTAACCAAAAACCAATGTTGGAAGACACTGAATGAAGCGAATAAATATCAGGTTCCGATTGACGAGAAATTCAAGATAAGTCTTATATATATGATGACACTAACTTGACCAATATTGGACTCGAATTATTAATGGTGTTTTTATCTATTGCAGGTAGCCCTTGTCAATAGCCAGGAGATGCAAGCTTTGAAAAGCAACCACGTCCAGAATCATCACAAGAAGGCTCCGCTGAGCTCGGAGGCGTTCCCCGCGCTCTCCGCCACCGCCGCGCCCGTCGCGCCGCCGCAGTGGATCACCGTCTCCAAGCCCAAGGACAAGCAGAAGCCCGTCCGCGCCGAGCCCCCGCCGCAGCCCCGGGAGCCCACCTTCAACCCCGTCGCTGACTTCCCAACACTGCCCGTCAATCTTACCAAGTCCAAGTCCAAGAAACAACAACCCCAGCCACAACCACAACCGCCGCCCGCACAGAACACAAACGACAACACAAAACTCAgtaaaaaggaaaagaaaaaacaaaacagtaaaaAGGAAAACTTGCTAGACACGTATCACGTGAACGGCACTAATGACAAAAAGTTATTGAGGGAGTCATACGCTTCAGTCAACGCCACTAACAATAATCAAACTGTAGAGGACAAAAAGGTTAAGACTGTGGACACTACGGCGCCCGTCAACAACGAGAAAAACAGGAACGGTGGCAACGGGGACTTCAGTTTAGCCGCTAAAGACTACCCGCCGCTGAACTCGCGAAGTGACAACAGTTTGCCGACGAAGAAGATGGTGAACGGCAGTGTTCCGCCGGGGTTCAAGGCTCGTCCGTCGTGCGACGGCATGACGTTCACGAACTCGGCGGGGCAGACGTTCTCCGCGCCGCTGCACACGTACATCCCGCCGCCGAACTTCGAGCACAGGAACCGCGCGTTAGTGAAAAAGTTTTCTGTGGCGCTCGGTAGTGACGCGGCCGTGGAGGATTTTAAAGTGGCGTCGCGAGCGTTTCGCGACGGCGGCATCAGCGCGGAGCAGTTCGTGTCGCACtgcggcgcggcgctgggcgGCGCGTGGGAGGGCGTGTTCTGCGAGCTGGTGGCGCTGCTGCCCGACATCGGCAAGCAGCAGGAGCTGGtgcgcgagcgcggcgcggcggggctGGCGGTGTGCGGCACGTGCGGACAGCTGCTGGCGCCGCCCGACGCCGCCGCGCACGACGCCGCGCACTGGCCGCCGCTCGCGCCGCGTTAGGGATCGAACATAGCCAATAGTTTGTTTTCGGGTAATGTTATGCGACTATACGTGAGTGTCCAtgttgacatacggatttattgtACACAGCCACAGAGTAAGCTGTTCAGTAGACAATACGTACTAAAGCTATATGGACTACCACTGCCAGATATGGGAATTTTATCCActgttaaaaaaagttttaaacttaaaaatccAACATTACTGTGTTCGACATTGTGTTCATCAAGTAGTGTCGAAGCGCCATTTTAAAGACCTTAAACTTAACTCTCGAAACTAGTGATGAACAGCTTACTCTGTGGCTCTATACCAACGTTTtgtatatacatagttatttaatagattattgtTCCTTGCAGTAGGACAGGACGCGGCGCTCTGTTGGCGCCGCGTCTGACCGCTATTCGTTACGCTAGCCCCCACAGTCCCGCTGTGCATTATAATGTCAACATATTAAATCCACTGTAGCGCAATTACTACACGACTTGTGATTTTGTATAATGTAAATGTTATGATGATGTAAAGTATATTgtttcaaagtttattatatttttgtacttctAATGCAGAACGATTTCTTtagttttgtgtaaaatatttttgttgaatataCTGTTAGTGGTTTTATTATAACCCTTCGTGCTAAATTATAACTCTAAAGTAACAGTCCATCTCTCTAAATACATTAGTGTATGTAATACATTTATGTACATTGTATAGATACAATGCGTAAAATTTTTATAACGATAAATGTACATACtcttatacataataatatatgttcgagtgaaaatatttgtttgaaagaCTAGTTTACACCTTCCCAATTTAAAGTAATATGTGGCACGTGCCCCTGCTATCTAAGGTATCCTCTTGAATAGATAAATGAGAACAAATTCGTGTCTCTGGGCGCAAGTCAAGTTCAATAGAAAATACCTAACATCTACAGataaaaaactactgaaagatAAACGGGTGGACATTTTCAAGTGTTGTCACAACATgagaaataagataaaataagtaTCCAAATGCATGTCGGCCTACCGAAGTTAGGGGTTCCGTAGTACTTAACATCGTCTGTCTAGTTTTTTCCCAGCTATGCTTAGGTCGCCTTCCAATCACGCCATAGAATGTTACAAGGCATATCTGGTATCGAAAACAGGGGGACAAATACGATCAATTGCTTAACCTTTAGACCCCGAATGAGGGCCATGATGAAGTGTATTCAGTGTTCGATTCTAGTCAAAATTCCGTACAAAATGACCGCGAAAACCAGCGctctaaaaatatgtaaacagcaaagtatgaaaggaaaagtgatCATATAACGTAAAGCCCTGCGTAACGTAAGTGCTCATAATctgcaataattattaaatcgcttgacttttttttcttattataagtattttttattattcatgcgtttattagtaggtacatatcgCGTAAGCATGTATCACTATAAGGCCCTTCGTCCCTCGTTGGCTTCTCGTTCAATCGAACACGTATAATCACGGATGGATTGAAATATTATGGTCGACCATGACTCATAATTACTATGTTTGTGAACTCAGGATTCATTAAACACATTATAAAATCACGGTTGGAACGACACATTATGGTCGACCATGAACCATACATGATTACTACGTATGGGAAAACATTcttcattacatttttagaGTCGAAAGTCCCTATAACTCAAGCAGAAGATCTCGTTCTCTACGGAACTCCGAATAAAGATAATGGATAAGTGATATTTTCCtatataaattcaataaactCTATGTGTGGTCTAGCAGTACAAGTACCTACGCCATGAAGTTGCCTTTGCTATTTTTGTGGTAAGTTCTTCCTGATATTTACTTTTGAATACTTATATTTGGTATCGGTATGCTTGCTTTGACGCCATTGGCCCCCTAGGCTTCGCTCGTCTGACCCGTTTCATTTTCGCTTTAACATTTCTTCGACAACTTTGGCTTTTGCGGCAACGTTAAATGCCGTAGAGATAGTTTGGGTCATTGGATTCATTCAAATTGATTAAGGAGTTTGCAGCAGAAAATCTATGTTTGATTTTGGTTCCCGATTGacaaaatgtacctttataaatTCAATCTTTTTTATGTCTTCTTTTAGCTGTACAATAGCACTGACAAGTGCTGCAGTGAAGCACAGCCGCACATTTCCCAAAAACTTCATCTTCGGCACCAGCACTGCAGCTTATCAAATCGAGGGAGCATGGAATGCAGATGGTATGACTTCTAATGGATGCTACACtaataatttcagttttatttgagATGTAATCGCAAAATTAATTCTAGATAAAAGCGAGAATATCTGGGACTATTTGACTCACACCAATCCTGGTGCGATCGATGACCGAAGCACTGGCGATGTAGCGTGCGACTCCTTCAACAACTACAAGCGCGACGTGGAGATGATGAGGGAGCTGGGCATCGACTCGTACCGCTTCTCGGTGGCGTGGTCGCGCATCCTGCCCAACGGCCTGGCGGACCGCGTCAGCGAGGCCGGCATCGCCTACTACAACAACGTCATCGACGAAGTGCTCAAGTACAACATTCAGCCGATGATCACGCTCTACCACTGGGACTTGCCGCAGAAGCTGCAGGACATGGGCGGCTTCCTCAACCCTCTCATCGTGGACTGGTTTGCAGACTACGCCCGAGTCGTGTTCGACAACTTCGGCGATAGAGTCAAGACTTTTATCACATTCAACGAGGCGGCGCAAGTTTGTTACGAAGGCTATGGATCTGTGACGAAGGCTCCCCTGTTAAATTTAACGGGAATTGGTGAATATATTTGTGCCAAGAATCTGGTCCTGGCCCATGCGAAAGCGTAccacatttataataatgagtTCAGGGCCAAACAAGGGGGACAGTGTGGCTACACCATCGCTGCCGGTGCTTCACTACCTCTCACGGATTCTGATGAAGATCGCCATGCCGTGGAATTATTCATACAGTTTCAGGTATGTGATATATCAAGGAAATATTTGAGGCCCTTTatgtgtacataaataaaggCAGCGTTAGCCTTAGATAAAGCAGATCTTGAAAGGAATGCGAGTTTTATAAGGCCAGTAAAATTTGCATGTTCATCATGATAACGTTACCTTATTCGATTCGAGATCAAAATTTTGAAGTGCTCAGACAAGTCTTTTcatgatttataattttcagtGGGCATTATACACCGATCCCATATTCTCAAAAGACGGTGGATTTCCGAAAGAGCTAACAGAGCTTGCAGCTAAGAAGAGCGCAGCGCAGGGCTACCCCAGATCTCGTTTGCCCGACTTTACGGAAGAGGAGAAGGCTTATGTGCGTGGTACGAGCGACTTCTTCGGCGTAAACCATTACTCGGGAGCCTTGACATCAGGATCACTGTACACGAATCAGTATGCCGTGCCCTCGTCCATGGATGATATAGAAGTTGGGCAGGTCGCGTTAGATGACTGGCTTCAGGGTGCCTCTCCTTGGCTGAAGGTAAGTAGTTCTATTACAACATGTGTGATTTAAGTAGGgctgtgtttaaaaaaatgagaaaaaaaggAAACTACATAAATTCTTCTTCATGACATTTTCAAAACAAGACAAgtgtttaaaaagttttcttcaCAAAAATTACTTCTGTAAGTAACTGTTAAGTATTTACCTTCTACGAATTTAGGCCTCTTATCCTATTTAGGTAATACAGCCATCAATTTATCTCAAGTTTATTTCGTATTACATAAGATAAGGATACAtcgaaaatatttgttatatcaCAACAATATCTATTATGTATGTGTACTCGCGAGctgattattatttgtaatctaCATCTCGAGCTTGTTTATCTTGTTAGAATGAATCTGCAATGTTTTGGTATCACGATAAAATGTGAGCAGGGTTAGCAGGTTAGAACCTGCTTAGTATGAGATCCTATAGACTTCAGACCTGTGTTGCCACAACAAACTTAATCAAAGTTTCTTTCTTGTCCCTAGAAAATGCCCAACAGTCTTTACCACGCACTCAGACAAATTAACGAGAGATATCCCGATTACCCGATCATCGTGACCGAGAACGGCTGGTCGACCCGCGAGGGTATCGTGGATGACGAGCGCGTCGACTACTACAGAGACGCACTGGAAGACGTGCTCGATGCTCTGGACGAGGGCATCGACGTTAGGGGATACTACGCCTGGAGTCTCATGGACAACTTCGAGTGGCTGGCTGGTTATACGTACGTATCTGAATCTTTGCAATTCACAAGTATATGACGTTTAAggagtttaaattatttaagacAAGACAGCAATAGGATAGTCCTTTCTAAATTTCAGGGCGTATCGCAACTAACTTTCGAGCTCGCATGTGGCTCAAACCCCTCACGGACCTTAGCCACCGAGTAGCGGGATAGTCTCCATTAAGTTTGCCACAACCGTTCTTTCTTTCTAACTCGTATCACTCACAAATTAACACAAACCTttcgaaaattaataattgGAAGACCAGGGAACAGATAAGCCATTAATCGACTCCTCGCtctatttaatcactacttCTGCTAACTTAACCATTTATTACAGGGAACGTTTCGGCTTATACGAAGTTGACTTCGAAGATCCCGCACGTACTCGCACACCGAGGAAATCAGCATTCATCTACAAACAGATTATGAAGACGCGAATGATCGACCATGATTACGAACCAGAGAGCTATATCATGACAATCGACCCCGGACATTAAGACTTTATTGTATgaacaatgaaaatataaactgaCTGAATGATTTTTTAAGTGTTTAATTTTCATTCTTAAGCGTTATTCGACGAACACAGACGTGCTCATCAAGCAACTTAAAAATAGcgtaattaacaatttttttaattgtgacCTAGTTTTAGAGACATAGcgtttttgttgtgaaattatacagtatttattacaaatatggaCAAAAAGTGATCTACAATTATGGATAGAAGCCCCTCCCACCGTGGCGGACTGCCACATTGCTCATCGCCACCAGCAGCAACACCCAGAAGTCACGCACAGGATGAAACAGTTGAGGTTTTTTCTACTCCTGAAATTCAATCCTGGATGTCTAGTATTGAGCAGTGCCTGAATGAGGTTTCGATCACGGTTTCGGAAGGCAAGATGAATTCCGAACAAAAACTAAGAGTCACTAGCCTTTGTCGCAAAGTCGGATACGGAGTCTCTCAAATGGCTGTGCAATATCAGTCATTGAAACATAAAGCCCTTCAGAACTACGCCACCCTCCAAATGTTAAAGGAAAATCAAGACCTCGCTAGTAGTTTGACTGAGATCAAGCAGGAACTACAAGATACTCTCAATAAACATAAACCGGAAAGCACATCCTTCGCAGACATGGTGAAGGGTACAAAAAGCCTTATTAGACCTCATGCAACCAGCTCTGTCGCTATATATCCCAGTGACCATACTAAGACCAGTGAAGAGACCAAAAATTTAGTCCAAAAAATTGTATGCCCTGAGGAAATGAAGCTAAAGGTACGTGGACTTCGGAAAACAAGAAACGGAGGTGTTATCATAAGCACAGAGACTAAAGATGACATGCTAAAAGTGAAAGAGACTGTCGAGCGTTCCACATCTGCACTTACTGTTGATGAACCTCAGAAGCGGAAGCCTCGCATTATAATTATTGGGGTACCCACTGATATGGCAGagaaagaagttttcaaaagtatttaccTATGACCAAAATATCGTAGACAAACTTCCAACATTGACCAAGGATACCTTTTTGACCTCAATTAAACTAAGCCATAAGTCAGGAAAAAGGGATGCTGACAGCTGCAACTATATTGTTGAAGTACCAGCCAGCATTCGGAAAGTCCTAGTAAATCAGAACAGGCTTTACATAAACTGGACGTCGTGCCCGGTACATGATTTCACCCTTGTGACTCGGTGCTTCAAGTGTCAGCAGTATGGTCATGCATCCAAGACTTGCAAATCTGCTACCTCTACTTGTGGCCACTGTGGAGGAGAAGGACACGCGACTCAAGAGTGCTCTT from Helicoverpa armigera isolate CAAS_96S chromosome 2, ASM3070526v1, whole genome shotgun sequence includes these protein-coding regions:
- the LOC110371354 gene encoding E3 ubiquitin-protein ligase ZNF598, translating into MADSNSNENTCVVCFKNVLYYSIGECDHPVCFECSTRMRVLCLQNECPICRQDLSRVVFTDTVQPYKELRNRVFTDRLFERQFKIGFCSEEIKQAYEALLENRCKICDKIPPFRTFTMLSDHMRKVHERYFCDLCVKHLRIFTMERKCYTRQELAHHRRRGDVDDTSHRGHPLCEFCEERFMDADELYRHLRKEHLYCHLCDADGRNLYYASHSALAHHFRTDHYLCEEGECAGQHLTAVFRSEIDLKAHKATVHGRGMARGAARQARTLELQFNITPHPVVQRQPRDRREDRERQEPVVTPTPPTMSQANIDTGSVEQFPRLSAAPAAPGLVLSAPHRAYKGVDGLTRNDKNFPALDGSAGPSRAPQPAPKPTTVAATIVRNTKPSVSIQLHSQPASASNFRLTQTSGHRSVPQKKPPPISNDDDFPSLGIARDDHPSIGAGTVQAPKVALVNSQEMQALKSNHVQNHHKKAPLSSEAFPALSATAAPVAPPQWITVSKPKDKQKPVRAEPPPQPREPTFNPVADFPTLPVNLTKSKSKKQQPQPQPQPPPAQNTNDNTKLSKKEKKKQNSKKENLLDTYHVNGTNDKKLLRESYASVNATNNNQTVEDKKVKTVDTTAPVNNEKNRNGGNGDFSLAAKDYPPLNSRSDNSLPTKKMVNGSVPPGFKARPSCDGMTFTNSAGQTFSAPLHTYIPPPNFEHRNRALVKKFSVALGSDAAVEDFKVASRAFRDGGISAEQFVSHCGAALGGAWEGVFCELVALLPDIGKQQELVRERGAAGLAVCGTCGQLLAPPDAAAHDAAHWPPLAPR
- the LOC110383654 gene encoding myrosinase 1, which produces MKLPLLFLCCTIALTSAAVKHSRTFPKNFIFGTSTAAYQIEGAWNADDKSENIWDYLTHTNPGAIDDRSTGDVACDSFNNYKRDVEMMRELGIDSYRFSVAWSRILPNGLADRVSEAGIAYYNNVIDEVLKYNIQPMITLYHWDLPQKLQDMGGFLNPLIVDWFADYARVVFDNFGDRVKTFITFNEAAQVCYEGYGSVTKAPLLNLTGIGEYICAKNLVLAHAKAYHIYNNEFRAKQGGQCGYTIAAGASLPLTDSDEDRHAVELFIQFQWALYTDPIFSKDGGFPKELTELAAKKSAAQGYPRSRLPDFTEEEKAYVRGTSDFFGVNHYSGALTSGSLYTNQYAVPSSMDDIEVGQVALDDWLQGASPWLKKMPNSLYHALRQINERYPDYPIIVTENGWSTREGIVDDERVDYYRDALEDVLDALDEGIDVRGYYAWSLMDNFEWLAGYTERFGLYEVDFEDPARTRTPRKSAFIYKQIMKTRMIDHDYEPESYIMTIDPGH